One genomic window of Coraliomargarita sinensis includes the following:
- a CDS encoding RrF2 family transcriptional regulator, with translation MKLSHKLEYACRVLAQLALSKGQSKLAHIDALSEAENIPANYLVQILNELRNAGLITSKRGKQGGYALAREPEKIGLADIVTAIDPEHMECHFEAGGHSGERVAEIWGEISSCLEEKIGSYTLDDMVVSDPGEMYYI, from the coding sequence GTGAAACTGTCTCATAAGCTTGAATATGCCTGTCGTGTGCTGGCCCAGTTGGCTCTTTCCAAAGGGCAGTCGAAACTGGCGCATATCGACGCGTTATCCGAGGCAGAGAACATTCCGGCGAACTACCTCGTTCAGATTCTGAACGAGCTGAGAAATGCGGGTTTAATTACCAGTAAGCGTGGGAAGCAGGGCGGATATGCCCTGGCCCGGGAACCGGAAAAAATTGGATTGGCCGATATTGTCACAGCCATCGATCCGGAGCATATGGAGTGTCATTTCGAGGCCGGCGGTCATTCCGGCGAGAGAGTGGCGGAGATTTGGGGCGAGATCAGTTCTTGTCTGGAGGAAAAAATCGGCAGTTACACGCTGGACGATATGGTGGTCTCCGACCCGGGTGAGATGTATTATATATAG
- the gyrB gene encoding DNA topoisomerase (ATP-hydrolyzing) subunit B has translation MSDQEKPENLSEKSAPESAGADVYDSSKIQKLEGLEGVRKRPDMYIGDTNERGLHHCVFEIVDNSIDEALAGHCSQITVSIHNDGSCSVEDDGRGIPVDIHPKYKIPALELVMTNLHAGGKFGKGAYQVSGGLHGVGAKCVNAVSEWFEVEVRREGKVHKMEFSRGITTSKMKVIGDTKRTGTRIAFFPDPEIFLTTREFKAELLAKRLRELAFLNPGIKIRFVDERNNRQDDYFFEDGIAEYVAYLNENKSVIHADPISFHGEAPTPNPDLDANIVVDIALQYNDSYNDQIYAYANSIHNIEGGTHLSGFRTALTRVINNYAKQNNLIKDKDPNLSGDDTREGLTAVISVKVPEPRFEGQTKTKLSNGEVDGIVQKITGEELKYYFETNPQVAKKLIDKCLHAARAREAARKARETVRKGALSGGGLPGKLADCSSRDPEVSELYIVEGDSAGGSAKQGRDRATQAILPLRGKLLNVEKARLDKVLGNNEIRALITAVGTGIGDHEGDGAFNIEKARYHKIIIMTDADVDGAHIRTLLLTFLFRQMKGLIEAGYVYIAQPPLYKIKRKRREQYIDNDAQLNRILLELGTEDVNLVRLRDNADLTGENIDHVVEILSRLEMIGRGVTRYGCNFAEYLDQHDPETQALPRYIVRIRTGNEEKFRFLKDDDERAEFHNEFDLTDTDFTDTILQEVVSDDGIKVQQRISLHEIFESTEMTKLLREIAQAGMDVKQFSASDEPRYHLIENKGDEKKENIIELHSIIELVENIRSLGRRGLQIQRYKGLGEMNPKQLYETTMDPNTRRLLKVDIADAALADGIFTMLMGEDVPSRRAFIEDNALNVSNLDV, from the coding sequence ATGTCAGATCAAGAAAAGCCCGAGAATCTATCCGAAAAATCCGCGCCCGAAAGCGCGGGTGCCGACGTTTACGATTCATCCAAGATCCAGAAGCTGGAAGGCCTTGAAGGCGTCCGCAAGCGCCCCGATATGTATATCGGTGACACCAACGAGCGCGGCCTGCACCACTGTGTCTTCGAGATTGTCGACAACTCGATCGACGAGGCACTGGCCGGGCACTGCTCGCAAATCACGGTGAGCATTCACAACGACGGCTCCTGCTCGGTGGAAGACGATGGTCGCGGCATCCCGGTCGACATCCACCCGAAATACAAGATTCCGGCGCTTGAACTGGTCATGACGAATCTTCACGCCGGCGGTAAATTCGGCAAGGGCGCCTATCAGGTCTCGGGCGGCCTGCACGGGGTCGGCGCCAAGTGCGTTAATGCGGTTTCGGAATGGTTTGAAGTCGAGGTTCGACGTGAGGGCAAGGTCCACAAAATGGAATTTTCCCGGGGCATCACCACTTCAAAGATGAAGGTAATCGGCGACACCAAGCGCACCGGCACCCGCATCGCATTCTTTCCGGATCCGGAGATCTTTCTGACTACCCGCGAGTTCAAAGCCGAGCTTCTGGCCAAGCGTCTGAGGGAACTGGCATTCCTCAACCCGGGCATTAAGATCCGCTTCGTTGACGAGCGCAACAACCGTCAGGACGATTATTTCTTCGAAGACGGCATCGCGGAGTATGTCGCCTATTTGAATGAGAATAAATCGGTCATCCATGCGGATCCGATCAGTTTTCACGGTGAGGCGCCGACCCCGAATCCGGATCTGGACGCCAACATTGTCGTCGATATCGCGCTGCAATACAACGATAGCTACAACGATCAAATCTACGCTTACGCCAACTCGATTCACAATATCGAGGGTGGCACCCACTTATCCGGCTTCCGCACGGCACTGACGCGTGTCATCAACAACTATGCGAAGCAGAACAACCTGATCAAGGACAAGGACCCGAACCTTTCCGGCGACGATACCCGCGAGGGCTTGACCGCCGTGATCTCGGTCAAGGTGCCCGAGCCCCGCTTCGAAGGCCAGACCAAGACCAAGCTTTCCAACGGTGAAGTCGATGGCATCGTCCAAAAAATCACCGGCGAGGAACTGAAGTACTACTTTGAGACGAACCCTCAGGTGGCCAAAAAGCTCATCGATAAATGCCTGCACGCCGCCCGCGCCCGCGAGGCGGCACGCAAGGCCCGCGAAACTGTTCGTAAGGGAGCCCTTTCCGGAGGTGGCCTTCCGGGCAAGCTGGCCGACTGCTCTTCCCGCGATCCCGAAGTATCCGAGCTTTACATCGTCGAGGGTGACTCTGCCGGCGGCTCCGCCAAGCAGGGCCGTGATCGTGCCACCCAGGCTATCCTGCCACTCCGCGGCAAGCTGCTGAACGTGGAGAAAGCCCGCTTGGACAAGGTACTGGGCAATAATGAAATCCGCGCGCTCATCACAGCCGTCGGTACCGGCATTGGCGATCACGAAGGTGACGGTGCCTTTAACATCGAGAAGGCCCGCTACCACAAAATCATCATTATGACGGATGCCGACGTCGACGGCGCTCACATTCGCACGCTTCTTCTGACCTTCCTCTTCCGACAGATGAAGGGACTGATCGAAGCCGGCTACGTTTATATCGCACAGCCACCGCTCTACAAAATCAAACGCAAGCGCCGCGAGCAATACATCGACAACGATGCCCAGCTTAACCGTATCCTGCTCGAGCTCGGCACCGAGGATGTGAACCTCGTTCGCCTTCGCGACAATGCCGATCTTACCGGTGAGAATATCGACCACGTCGTCGAAATCCTTTCCCGGCTTGAGATGATCGGGCGCGGTGTGACCCGTTATGGTTGCAACTTCGCCGAGTATCTCGATCAACACGATCCGGAAACGCAGGCCCTCCCCCGCTACATCGTGCGCATCCGCACGGGTAACGAAGAAAAGTTCCGCTTCCTCAAGGACGATGACGAGCGCGCCGAATTCCACAATGAATTCGACCTCACGGATACGGACTTCACGGATACGATCCTGCAGGAAGTGGTGAGCGATGATGGCATCAAAGTGCAGCAACGCATTTCACTGCACGAAATTTTCGAGTCCACGGAAATGACCAAGCTCCTGCGTGAAATCGCCCAGGCAGGCATGGACGTGAAGCAGTTTTCGGCCTCCGACGAGCCGCGCTACCACCTGATCGAAAACAAAGGTGATGAGAAGAAAGAGAACATCATCGAACTGCACTCCATCATCGAACTGGTTGAAAATATCCGCAGCCTCGGTCGACGCGGCCTGCAGATCCAGCGCTATAAAGGTCTCGGTGAGATGAACCCGAAACAACTCTACGAAACCACCATGGATCCGAATACGCGGCGCCTCCTGAAAGTCGATATCGCCGACGCCGCGCTGGCCGACGGCATCTTCACCATGCTGATGGGCGAAGATGTCCCCAGCCGTCGAGCCTTCATCGAAGATAATGCGCTCAACGTGTCCAACCTGGACGTCTAG
- the ribB gene encoding 3,4-dihydroxy-2-butanone-4-phosphate synthase, producing MTAEKHSSNAFDSVESAIQDIAEGKMVIVTDDEARENEGDLVMAASMATPQAINQMILHARGLICVPMLAHQLKKLGINPMAAENNESHQTDFAISVDAAEGITTGISAYDRAETIRILGNPDSEPDMLVQPGHVFPLRAKPGGVLQRAGHTEAAVDLAQLAGLNPSGVICEILNEDGSLARLPDLIEFKKKHDLKLICIADLIEYRHTRDKLVEHLLTRPFESEFGTFDLHIFRSVLNDRQHIALSMGQLDERPTLVRVQSENLLGDIFRSKALGGYNSLNKAMEMIAQKKHGLLLYIEQPQGGIRVIDGKDEAALKDVGPRKMDFRDYGIGAQILVELGLKKIRLLSSTQRKVIGLDGYDLEIVEQIEI from the coding sequence ATGACTGCAGAGAAACACAGTTCAAATGCCTTCGATAGCGTCGAATCCGCGATTCAGGATATCGCCGAGGGCAAAATGGTAATTGTCACCGACGACGAGGCCCGCGAAAATGAAGGTGATCTGGTGATGGCGGCCTCGATGGCGACACCACAGGCCATCAACCAGATGATCCTTCATGCCAGAGGACTGATTTGTGTCCCCATGCTGGCCCATCAACTTAAAAAACTGGGCATCAATCCGATGGCTGCGGAAAACAACGAGTCCCACCAGACCGACTTTGCGATTTCCGTGGACGCCGCCGAGGGGATCACGACCGGCATCAGCGCCTACGACCGTGCCGAAACCATCCGCATCCTGGGCAATCCAGATTCCGAACCGGATATGCTCGTGCAACCGGGCCATGTCTTTCCCCTCCGGGCGAAACCCGGCGGCGTCCTACAGCGGGCGGGACACACCGAAGCGGCAGTCGACCTGGCCCAGCTAGCCGGATTAAATCCAAGCGGGGTGATTTGCGAAATTCTGAATGAAGACGGGAGCCTCGCACGCCTGCCCGACCTGATTGAGTTCAAGAAAAAACATGACCTGAAACTCATCTGCATTGCCGATTTGATCGAGTATCGCCACACCCGCGACAAGCTCGTCGAACATCTCCTGACGCGTCCGTTCGAATCGGAGTTTGGCACCTTTGATCTGCATATTTTCCGGAGCGTATTGAACGATCGCCAGCATATCGCACTCAGCATGGGACAACTGGATGAAAGACCGACTCTCGTCCGTGTGCAGAGTGAGAACCTTTTGGGAGATATCTTTCGTTCGAAAGCCCTGGGCGGTTACAACTCCCTGAACAAGGCAATGGAGATGATTGCCCAGAAGAAGCACGGTCTCCTCCTTTACATTGAACAACCCCAGGGCGGAATACGTGTCATAGACGGGAAAGATGAAGCGGCCCTAAAGGATGTCGGCCCACGAAAAATGGATTTCCGCGATTATGGTATCGGCGCCCAGATTTTGGTCGAACTCGGCCTGAAAAAGATCCGCTTGCTCTCCAGCACGCAGAGAAAAGTCATTGGCCTCGATGGCTACGACCTGGAGATCGTCGAACAAATCGAAATCTGA
- a CDS encoding SLC13 family permease: MTWEIIFVFALLLFAIVSFILEKIPADLTSLTVFGVLIFVGMLTKSAELPSLEATLAVFGNSAPITIAGMFIVSAALERTGAIDLITAYLRKLVRIPYRGFIFIMVIGVAGVSAFVNNTPVVIVLMPVMLSLSREMGVASSKLLIPLSYASIFGGTCTLLGTSTNLLASGILRDAGHDPIGMFELSAVGLPILACGSIYLVLFGNKLLPHRETLTSILSDEERKEFITEAFVEPDSELHGQVAAETRLMRVRGVRLLEIVRHGIAVPGNPAEQKLQYGDRLVLSCRPSGIAEAHSNKGIRLPKELSEGLQTIATDEGAIVEGVVAPHASIVGKTLGEINFRQRFRMVVVAVHRKGTNQRERLSSLHLQEGDTLLMMGSTSAIDMLANSDDIIILDRPRVPARSVRSRMPLAIGTAVGIVTLATMNLVPIVAAVALGVAFIMLTGCIRPKDAYESVEWSILVIIFGMLALGQAMDSTGASQLIAGTMVGLIESFAPEHLQAVIMLGVVYFITSVFTEFLSNNAAVALMVPIALGIAATLGVDPRPFVVASCIAASASFATPIGYQTNTYVYGVGGYKFLDFTRVGLPLNIICFTVTVFVVPVFWSF; encoded by the coding sequence ATGACCTGGGAAATTATTTTTGTATTCGCCCTGCTGCTTTTTGCGATCGTCAGCTTCATTCTGGAAAAAATTCCGGCTGATCTGACCTCGTTGACCGTTTTCGGCGTCCTTATTTTTGTCGGTATGCTCACAAAAAGTGCGGAGTTGCCCAGCCTTGAGGCCACGCTTGCCGTCTTCGGAAACTCTGCACCGATCACAATTGCCGGTATGTTTATCGTCAGTGCCGCGCTGGAGCGAACCGGCGCGATCGATTTGATCACCGCTTATTTAAGAAAGCTCGTCCGCATCCCCTACCGCGGCTTCATCTTTATCATGGTCATTGGCGTGGCCGGGGTTTCCGCCTTCGTGAACAATACCCCCGTTGTCATCGTGCTCATGCCGGTGATGCTCTCGCTTTCCCGGGAAATGGGGGTGGCTTCATCCAAACTACTCATCCCTTTATCCTATGCCTCGATTTTCGGCGGCACCTGCACGCTTCTCGGCACCAGCACCAATCTTCTTGCCAGCGGGATACTGCGGGATGCCGGGCACGACCCCATCGGCATGTTTGAGCTCTCTGCGGTCGGACTGCCTATTCTCGCCTGCGGATCGATCTATCTGGTGCTTTTTGGCAACAAACTCCTCCCCCACCGGGAGACGCTGACGTCGATCCTGAGCGACGAGGAACGCAAGGAATTTATCACAGAAGCCTTCGTTGAGCCTGACTCCGAACTGCACGGCCAGGTCGCGGCCGAAACCCGGCTGATGCGGGTTCGCGGTGTGCGCCTCCTTGAAATCGTCCGCCACGGCATTGCGGTGCCGGGCAACCCGGCCGAACAAAAGCTGCAATACGGCGACCGCCTCGTCCTCTCCTGTCGCCCCTCCGGCATTGCGGAAGCACACTCCAATAAAGGCATTCGCCTGCCCAAGGAACTCTCCGAAGGCCTGCAGACCATTGCCACCGACGAAGGCGCCATTGTCGAGGGCGTCGTCGCCCCCCATGCCAGCATCGTCGGCAAAACCCTCGGCGAAATCAATTTCCGGCAACGCTTCCGTATGGTGGTGGTCGCCGTGCACCGAAAAGGCACCAACCAACGTGAACGCCTCTCCAGCCTCCACCTCCAGGAAGGGGACACGCTCCTGATGATGGGCTCGACCAGCGCGATCGACATGCTGGCCAACAGCGACGACATCATCATTCTCGATCGCCCTCGCGTACCGGCACGCAGCGTGCGCTCCCGCATGCCCCTGGCAATCGGCACCGCTGTCGGTATTGTCACCCTGGCCACCATGAATCTGGTGCCCATCGTAGCCGCTGTCGCTCTGGGTGTCGCGTTCATCATGCTCACAGGCTGTATCCGACCCAAGGACGCCTACGAATCCGTCGAGTGGTCGATTCTGGTCATCATTTTCGGTATGCTTGCACTGGGGCAGGCCATGGACAGCACCGGCGCGAGCCAGTTGATCGCCGGCACCATGGTCGGACTGATCGAAAGCTTCGCACCGGAGCATTTGCAGGCAGTCATTATGCTGGGCGTCGTCTATTTCATTACCTCTGTATTCACTGAATTTTTATCCAACAACGCCGCTGTCGCCTTGATGGTCCCGATCGCACTGGGCATCGCGGCGACTCTGGGGGTCGATCCCCGCCCCTTTGTCGTAGCTTCCTGCATCGCAGCCTCCGCCAGCTTTGCCACTCCCATCGGCTATCAAACCAATACTTACGTTTACGGGGTCGGTGGTTACAAATTCCTCGACTTCACCCGGGTCGGTCTCCCCCTGAATATTATCTGCTTTACCGTCACGGTGTTTGTGGTTCCGGTGTTTTGGAGTTTTTAA
- the gyrA gene encoding DNA gyrase subunit A, whose product MSEKPPIDPSIQRAEPTSITDIMQTAYIDYSMSVIVSRALPDVRDGLKPVQRRILYAMLREGLLHNRPFDKCAGVVGEVLKNYHPHGDSSVYDTLVRLAQNWVMRHPLIIPQGNFGSIDGDSPAAYRYTECKLENIAEDILRDIDEDTVDFVPNYKESSTEPSVLPSALPNLLMNGSTGIAVGMTTNIPPHNLNEIIEATCAIIDDPKIELDELIQLIPGPDFPGGGFIHGKSGIESYLKTGRGIVRTRGIAEAVESGGKEQIIISAIPYNVNRSSLVIRIAELIKDKAIDGIADLRDESTEETRIVIDLKRGAIPRVIINQLYKMTPLESSFGVILLALDNKRPKQMNIKEMLNCYIDHRREVIFRRTAFRLRKAEARAHILEGYKLALDNLDDFVKIIRASKNRDEAKQALMAKYPLSEIQTNAILELRLYQLTGMERGKIEEEYLALMALIEELRSILENEQKLLGVIKDELGDMKEKYGNPRRSQVLAVDGDLSMEDLVPNEGCMITFTHKGFIKRTSLDEYRSQKRGGKGVIGSGQYEDDFVERLFTASTHDYIMCFMNSGRVYVEKVYHIPEGSRTAKGRAIANVLELQEGERVATTICVKDFEEGDESIVLATEKGVVKKTKLADFKNYRKGGIIGIKIDEGDNLVGARLTGGEDEICLVTSNAQSIRFAETDLRDQGRATRGVRGIKLKSEDDKVVAMEIVDPEAKLLIAGANGLGKRSEFSEYRTQSRGGSGIIAIKSDKVAGALSVTDEDEIMMFTLKGQAVRSPIKDVRITGRAAAGVKLVNLGDKDELIGISKVIASEEDSSEENEAEDEGETAEESTEE is encoded by the coding sequence ATGTCCGAAAAACCTCCCATCGATCCTAGCATTCAACGCGCCGAGCCGACGTCGATTACCGACATCATGCAAACGGCCTACATCGATTATTCGATGTCCGTCATCGTCAGCCGCGCCCTACCCGACGTGCGTGACGGCCTCAAGCCGGTCCAGCGGCGTATTCTTTACGCGATGCTCCGCGAGGGCCTCCTTCATAATCGCCCGTTCGACAAATGTGCCGGTGTGGTTGGGGAAGTGCTGAAAAATTATCACCCGCACGGCGACAGCTCGGTTTACGACACCCTCGTCCGTCTCGCCCAAAATTGGGTGATGCGCCACCCCCTGATCATTCCGCAGGGCAACTTCGGCTCGATCGACGGCGACTCCCCGGCCGCCTACCGTTATACGGAATGTAAACTCGAGAATATCGCGGAAGATATTCTGCGCGATATCGATGAAGATACGGTCGATTTCGTGCCCAACTACAAGGAGAGCTCAACCGAGCCGTCAGTCCTCCCGTCCGCCCTGCCCAATCTCCTGATGAACGGCTCCACCGGTATCGCCGTCGGCATGACGACGAATATCCCGCCGCACAATCTCAACGAAATCATCGAGGCGACCTGCGCGATCATCGACGACCCGAAAATCGAGCTCGACGAATTGATCCAACTCATCCCGGGGCCCGACTTCCCGGGTGGCGGTTTCATCCACGGTAAGTCCGGAATCGAGAGCTACCTCAAGACCGGACGTGGCATTGTTCGCACACGTGGTATTGCCGAGGCGGTCGAATCCGGAGGCAAGGAGCAGATCATTATTTCGGCGATTCCATACAATGTAAACCGCTCCTCACTGGTTATCCGCATCGCCGAGTTGATCAAAGATAAAGCGATAGACGGCATTGCCGACCTGCGCGACGAGTCCACCGAAGAGACGCGAATCGTCATCGATCTCAAGCGCGGTGCCATCCCACGGGTGATTATCAATCAGCTTTACAAGATGACTCCACTGGAAAGCTCTTTCGGCGTCATCCTTCTGGCCCTGGATAACAAGCGGCCCAAGCAGATGAACATCAAGGAGATGCTCAACTGCTACATCGACCACCGCCGCGAGGTCATCTTCCGCCGCACCGCTTTCCGCCTTCGCAAGGCCGAGGCCCGTGCCCACATTCTGGAAGGCTATAAACTGGCCCTCGATAACCTGGACGACTTCGTCAAGATCATCCGCGCTTCGAAGAACCGCGATGAGGCCAAACAGGCCCTCATGGCGAAGTACCCGCTCAGTGAGATCCAGACCAATGCGATTCTCGAACTGCGCCTCTACCAGCTCACCGGCATGGAGCGCGGCAAGATCGAGGAAGAGTACCTCGCTCTTATGGCCCTGATCGAAGAGTTGCGCTCCATCCTCGAAAACGAGCAAAAGCTGCTCGGTGTGATTAAGGACGAGCTCGGCGACATGAAGGAGAAATACGGCAACCCGCGCCGCTCACAGGTGCTGGCCGTCGACGGCGATCTATCCATGGAGGACCTCGTGCCGAACGAAGGCTGCATGATTACCTTTACCCACAAGGGCTTCATCAAGCGCACCTCCCTGGACGAATACCGCTCGCAGAAACGCGGCGGCAAGGGCGTCATCGGCTCCGGGCAGTATGAAGATGACTTTGTCGAACGCCTCTTCACGGCTTCCACCCACGACTACATCATGTGCTTCATGAACAGTGGCCGGGTTTACGTGGAGAAAGTCTACCACATACCGGAAGGCTCCCGAACCGCCAAAGGCCGGGCGATCGCCAACGTGCTTGAATTACAGGAGGGAGAGCGCGTGGCCACCACCATTTGCGTGAAAGACTTCGAGGAAGGTGATGAGTCCATTGTCCTCGCCACCGAAAAAGGCGTGGTCAAAAAGACCAAACTGGCCGACTTCAAGAACTACCGTAAGGGCGGGATCATCGGGATCAAGATCGACGAGGGCGACAATCTTGTCGGAGCCCGCCTAACCGGCGGTGAAGATGAAATCTGCCTCGTCACCTCGAACGCGCAGTCCATCCGGTTCGCCGAAACTGATCTCCGTGATCAGGGACGCGCCACCCGCGGCGTCCGCGGCATCAAGCTGAAGAGCGAAGACGACAAGGTGGTCGCCATGGAAATCGTCGATCCCGAGGCCAAACTCCTCATCGCCGGCGCCAACGGCCTCGGCAAACGTTCCGAGTTCAGCGAATACCGCACCCAGTCACGCGGCGGCTCGGGCATCATCGCCATCAAGTCCGACAAGGTGGCCGGTGCCCTCTCCGTCACCGACGAGGACGAGATCATGATGTTCACGCTCAAGGGCCAGGCCGTCCGCTCACCGATCAAGGATGTCCGCATCACCGGACGCGCGGCCGCCGGGGTCAAACTCGTCAATCTGGGCGATAAGGACGAGCTCATCGGCATCTCCAAAGTCATCGCTTCAGAAGAAGACTCCTCGGAGGAAAATGAGGCCGAGGATGAAGGCGAAACCGCAGAGGAATCGACTGAAGAGTAA